One Vigna unguiculata cultivar IT97K-499-35 chromosome 11, ASM411807v1, whole genome shotgun sequence DNA window includes the following coding sequences:
- the LOC114169037 gene encoding scarecrow-like protein 14: MLSMDSLLDNFPGSANGFIFENGSVSLFTNQNRVSEFKLDDSPVSVFTNQNGGSEFKLDDSRSPSESAADDAPSSGTSSDGEHTESTKLSNPMLRYISDILMEEEDDLERKPCMLHDCLRLQAAEKSFYDALVHSHPSSPRQFNDNPDPDDNFGGTTSSESYSSYTTDNSCESDRFNGAGDFDSYLLQRSLHNSQEHAYVAPDLIRGAQAEFHFSNGAWNLIQSQNKAGVTEESVTRTGKGSREKRSHLMKDDVSHEEEERSNKLSAVYSDDSESCSMFDEVLFCSDGKSPAILKSDREPSSSQLADSGGSNGKTTRSKKGPNKGKSARTTVDLWTLLTQCAQAVASFDPRTANEILKQIRQHSSPSGDGLQRLAHYFADGLETRLAAGTPKFMLFQSASAADMLKAYRVYVTSSPFHWMSYFMANRTILKFTKSESSLHIIDFGISYGFQWPCLIQRLSQRAGGPPRLRITGIDFPQSGFRPAERVEETGRRLEKYCKRFGVPFEYNGLAQKWETIRLEDLKLDRSEVTVVNCLYRMKNLSDETVTADCPRDAVLRLIRRINPTIFMHGVGNGTYNAPFFLTRFREALFHFSALFDMFEANVPREDPSRLMFEKGLFGRDAINVIACEGAERVERPETYKQWQVRNQRARFKQLPLSTELVNRVKEMVKKEYHKDFTVDEDGKWVLQGWKGRILFALSCWVPA; the protein is encoded by the coding sequence ATGCTCTCCATGGATTCCCTTCTGGATAATTTTCCTGGTTCGGCAAATGGATTCATATTTGAAAACGGTTCTGTCTCGTTGTTTACGAATCAGAACAGGGTAAGTGAGTTCAAGTTGGATGATTCACCTGTCTCGGTGTTTACGAATCAGAACGGGGGAAGTGAATTCAAGTTGGATGATTCACGTTCCCCGTCAGAGTCTGCCGCCGATGATGCTCCCTCTTCTGGGACAAGCTCTGACGGAGAACACACAGAGAGTACTAAGCTCTCCAATCCCATGCTCAGGTACATAAGTGATATCCTCATGGAAGAAGAGGATGATTTGGAGCGCAAACCCTGCATGTTGCACGATTGTTTGAGACTCCAGGCTGCTGAAAAATCATTCTATGATGCTTTGGTTCATAGTCACCCATCATCACCTCGTCAATTTAACGATAACCCAGACCCAGATGATAATTTTGGTGGAACCACTAGTTCTGAGAGTTATAGCAGTTATACCACTGACAATTCATGCGAGTCTGATAGGTTTAACGGTGCTGGTgattttgattcttatttgcTACAAAGATCGCTGCATAATTCTCAGGAACACGCTTATGTTGCTCCTGATCTGATTAGAGGGGCACAAGCTGAGTTCCATTTTTCAAATGGAGCCTGGAATTTGATTCAGTCGCAGAACAAGGCGGGCGTAACTGAAGAGAGTGTGACAAGGACAGGCAAAGGATCAAGGGAGAAGAGGAGCCATCTCATGAAAGATGATGTCTCACATGAAGAAGAGGAGAGAAGCAATAAGCTTTCAGCTGTCTATTCTGATGATTCGGAGTCATGTAGCATGTTCGATGAAGTGCTGTTTTGCAGTGATGGCAAGAGTCCAGCCATTTTGAAATCTGACCGTGAACCGTCATCATCACAGCTTGCTGATTCAGGAGGATCTAATGGGAAGACAACACGTTCGAAGAAAGGTCCCAACAAGGGAAAAAGTGCAAGAACAACGGTGGATTTATGGACTTTGCTAACTCAATGCGCACAAGCCGTGGCTAGCTTTGACCCAAGGACTGCAAATGAAATCCTCAAGCAGATTAGGCAGCACTCTTCACCTTCAGGCGATGGACTTCAGCGTTTGGCTCACTACTTTGCCGATGGTCTGGAGACAAGGTTAGCTGCAGGGACACCAAAGTTCATGCTGTTTCAGTCAGCATCTGCTGCAGATATGTTAAAAGCTTACAGAGTGTATGTCACATCATCACCATTTCACTGGATGTCATATTTCATGGCTAACCGCACTATTCTTAAGTTTACAAAAAGTGAAAGCAGTCTTCACATTATTGACTTTGGGATTAGCTATGGCTTCCAGTGGCCTTGCCTCATCCAACGGCTTTCACAGAGAGCAGGAGGTCCTCCGAGGCTTCGTATAACAGGAATCGATTTTCCTCAGTCAGGGTTTAGGCCAGCAGAAAGGGTAGAGGAGACGGGGCGGCGCCTAGAGAAGTACTGCAAGAGATTTGGAGTCCCTTTTGAGTACAATGGCCTTGCTCAGAAATGGGAAACCATAAGACTTGAGGACCTCAAACTTGATAGGAGTGAAGTAACTGTGGTTAACTGTTTGTACAGAATGAAGAACCTGTCGGATGAAACTGTGACTGCAGACTGTCCTAGAGATGCTGTGCTGAGGTTGATCAGGAGGATCAATCCAACCATCTTCATGCACGGGGTTGGCAATGGCACCTACAATGCACCATTCTTCTTGACAAGGTTCAGGGAAGCACTGTTCCACTTCTCAGCATTGTTTGATATGTTTGAAGCTAATGTGCCTCGGGAAGATCCATCTAGGCTTATGTTTGAGAAAGGGTTGTTTGGAAGGGACGCAATCAATGTCATAGCATGTGAGGGGGCAGAGAGGGTTGAAAGGCCAGAGACCTACAAGCAATGGCAGGTTAGGAACCAGAGAGCAAGGTTCAAGCAACTTCCATTGAGCACAGAGCTCGTGAACAGAGTAAAGGAAATGGTGAAGAAGGAATATCATAAAGATTTTACAGTTGATGAGGATGGGAAGTGGGTTTTGCAAGGATGGAAAGGGCGTATTCTTTTTGCTCTTTCTTGTTGGGTTCCTGCTTGA
- the LOC114168717 gene encoding uncharacterized protein C24B11.05-like — MEDGHNFQDVQKPKYDCLLFDLDDTLYPYSSGVCQQIAKNIEEYMIEKLGMDADKVAELNVPLYKTYGTTMAGLKAIGYDFDYDEYSSFVHGRLPYNVLLKPDPVLRGILQSLPIRKIIFTNADTNHAISALKILGLEDCFESIISFDTLNPSNDKDGSESRPTTAEVLDICERLCRNDSDMELPSTPLVCKPFDQAFEYAFKIADIDPQRTLFFDDSIRNLQTAKRLGLHTVAVGTSVRTLGVDHALESIHNMREAFPELWDAEEKHEFVHYNAGIETPVEA, encoded by the exons ATGGAAGACGGGCATAATTTTCAGGATGTTCAAAAGCCAAAATATGATTGTCTTCTGTTTG atCTTGACGACACCCTTTATCCCTATAGTTCTGGAGTTTGTCAGCAAATAGCAAAGAATATCGAAG AATATATGATTGAAAAGCTTGGGATGGATGCTGATAAAGTTGCCGAATTAAACGTTCCGTTGTATAAGACTTATGGAACCACGATGGCTGGTCTAAAG GCAATTGGCTATGACTTTGATTACGATGAGTATAGCAG TTTTGTTCATGGGAGATTGCCATATAATGTGCTGTTGAAACCAGACCCTGTTCTCAGGGGAATTCTGCAAAGCTTGCCTATTAGGAAGATT ATATTTACAAATGCAGATACGAACCATGCAATTAGTGCACTTAAAATCCTTGGATTGGAGGATTGCTTTGAAAGTATTATAAGCTTTGACACTCTGAATCCTTCTAACGACAAAGATGGCAGCGAATCCAGACCTACTACCGCAGAAGTTTTAGATATCTGTGAGCGTTTGTGCCGGAATGACTCTGATATGGAGCTTCCAAGCACCCCCCTTGTCTGCAAACCCTTTGATCAAGCATTTGAATATGCTTTCAAGATAGCAGACATTGATCCTCAGAGAACA TTGTTTTTTGATGACAGCATCCGCAATTTACAGACAGCTAAACGCTTAGGCCTCCACACAGTTGCG GTGGGCACATCTGTTCGTACATTAGGAGTTGATCATGCATTGGAGAGTATTCATAATATGAGAGAAGCATTTCCAGAGCTTTGGGATGCTGAGGAGAAGCACGAATTTGTGCACTACAACGCTGGAATTGAAACACCAGTAGAAGCTTAG